One Sulfuricurvum sp. IAE1 DNA segment encodes these proteins:
- a CDS encoding PAS domain-containing protein has protein sequence MSKEYVLSDTDFLVSQTDEKGRILFANEDFCKIAGYTLDELIGQPHNIIRHPDMPKAAFKDLWDTVQKGKIWTGYVKNRTKDGGYYWVYATVFPNIACEEGKCGFMSCRRKPSREEIAEAESLYQTMRQEA, from the coding sequence ATGAGCAAAGAGTACGTGTTGAGCGACACCGATTTTCTGGTGTCGCAAACGGATGAAAAAGGGCGGATCCTGTTCGCCAACGAAGATTTCTGCAAAATAGCCGGGTACACGCTAGACGAGCTGATCGGTCAACCCCACAATATCATACGCCATCCCGATATGCCCAAAGCCGCGTTCAAAGACCTGTGGGATACGGTCCAGAAAGGGAAAATCTGGACTGGGTATGTTAAAAACCGCACCAAAGACGGGGGGTATTACTGGGTCTATGCGACCGTATTTCCCAATATTGCCTGCGAAGAGGGAAAATGCGGTTTCATGTCGTGCCGCCGCAAACCTTCGCGCGAAGAGATTGCCGAGGCCGAAAGTTTGTATCAGACGATGCGGCAGGAGGCTTAA
- a CDS encoding NAD(P)/FAD-dependent oxidoreductase yields the protein MQHEDLWKKIKENQELSRRDVLKLMALSPVAAGVLASSASTEAHASASAAKGRIVIVGGGSGALMVLSRLRRALANPDITVIAPNDKHVYQPGQVFVAAGEYEPEDIIFDNTGYIGEDVTWIRDEVATFDPDANKLLTKGGKEVEYDYLVVATGMQYLYEKIEGLNTGLIGQHGISSVYLSDLAKGTAEGGTITRDWFNAVREAAKTSKPRVIFTQPSTPIKCGGAPQKMLYLCDDYLKRDKLDAEFIFASAGEKLFSIEEIEASLASVQKRYGNITNKFSHELIRIDPEKKVATFLHKYQVQGEYDKEYEEYEMIDKEEEVAIEYDFIHISPPTAAVDAVADSMLGWQKGNAQGWLEVDRETLQHRRYKNVFGIGDVCGIPIGKTGGTARHQAPIVVKNLVGVMEGKEPADKFDGYTVCPLKVSYGEIIMAEFNYDGLAPSFPLDPAKPRWIWWVFDLYMLQPMYRYLMLNGLM from the coding sequence ATGCAGCACGAAGACTTGTGGAAAAAAATCAAAGAAAATCAGGAACTCTCGCGACGGGACGTATTGAAATTGATGGCGCTTTCGCCTGTAGCGGCGGGAGTGTTGGCTTCATCGGCTTCCACTGAAGCGCATGCTTCGGCTTCCGCGGCAAAAGGGCGTATTGTGATCGTCGGGGGCGGATCGGGGGCTTTGATGGTTCTTTCCCGCCTGCGCCGCGCTCTGGCCAATCCCGATATTACCGTTATCGCTCCGAATGACAAACACGTCTACCAGCCCGGACAGGTATTCGTTGCGGCAGGGGAGTACGAACCCGAGGATATCATTTTTGACAACACCGGCTACATCGGCGAGGATGTGACGTGGATCCGCGATGAAGTCGCAACTTTCGACCCCGATGCGAACAAGCTCCTCACCAAGGGTGGCAAAGAGGTGGAATACGACTATCTCGTCGTCGCGACGGGGATGCAGTACCTTTACGAAAAGATTGAAGGGCTTAACACCGGCCTCATCGGTCAGCACGGGATTTCAAGCGTCTATCTCAGCGACCTCGCCAAAGGGACCGCCGAGGGGGGAACGATTACCCGCGACTGGTTCAATGCGGTGCGCGAAGCGGCGAAAACCTCCAAACCCCGGGTCATTTTCACCCAGCCCTCTACTCCCATCAAATGCGGCGGAGCTCCCCAGAAAATGCTGTATCTGTGTGATGATTACCTGAAGAGGGATAAGCTCGATGCTGAGTTTATTTTTGCCAGCGCGGGAGAAAAACTGTTCAGTATCGAAGAGATCGAAGCATCGCTTGCCAGCGTCCAGAAACGCTACGGTAACATCACGAACAAATTCTCTCACGAACTGATCCGCATCGACCCGGAGAAAAAAGTGGCGACCTTCCTGCACAAATACCAGGTACAGGGGGAATACGACAAAGAGTATGAAGAGTACGAAATGATCGACAAAGAAGAGGAAGTGGCGATCGAATACGATTTTATCCACATCTCTCCTCCCACGGCGGCGGTCGACGCGGTCGCCGATTCGATGCTCGGATGGCAGAAGGGGAATGCCCAGGGGTGGCTCGAGGTGGACCGTGAGACACTTCAGCACCGCCGCTACAAAAACGTTTTCGGGATCGGGGACGTATGCGGTATCCCGATCGGGAAAACGGGGGGGACCGCACGCCATCAGGCCCCAATCGTTGTTAAAAACTTGGTTGGCGTGATGGAAGGGAAAGAGCCCGCCGATAAATTCGACGGCTATACTGTGTGTCCGCTCAAAGTCTCCTACGGCGAGATCATCATGGCGGAATTCAATTATGACGGACTTGCCCCTTCATTTCCGTTAGACCCTGCCAAGCCGCGCTGGATCTGGTGGGTTTTCGACCTTTACATGCTACAGCCGATGTACCGTTATCTGATGCTTAACGGCCTGATGTGA
- the hypA gene encoding hydrogenase maturation nickel metallochaperone HypA, with protein sequence MHEYSIVQALLTQCEDIARENEAESVTKIVVKIGRMSGVEPHLLEIAFNTFKEKTVCDGAEFVMNVQPLVIECSGCGTQTTLEEIYYKCPVCESLEVRVIDGEEMFLMSLEME encoded by the coding sequence ATGCATGAATATTCGATAGTGCAGGCGCTGTTGACCCAGTGTGAGGATATTGCCCGTGAGAACGAAGCCGAGTCGGTGACGAAGATCGTCGTCAAGATCGGCAGGATGAGCGGTGTCGAACCCCATCTGCTCGAAATCGCGTTCAATACGTTCAAGGAAAAGACGGTATGTGACGGGGCCGAGTTCGTGATGAACGTCCAGCCTCTGGTGATCGAATGCAGCGGGTGCGGAACGCAGACGACGCTCGAGGAGATCTATTACAAATGTCCCGTATGCGAGAGTCTGGAGGTCCGGGTGATCGACGGTGAAGAGATGTTTTTGATGAGTTTGGAGATGGAATAA
- a CDS encoding methyl-accepting chemotaxis protein, translating to MNSTAKIALLAVVGIGGTAIGMMSGSMGMMAGSSVLTVLIAAGMLLQPSSKNGKIDGYLDQFMDLMYYKRNRIKPIDGAAGSIEAKLSALAKAHEEMLLADTQVAGEMVLLADKVSQGHYRCRVDSDTKTPHVHLLRMTMNNMLDQTEKNIDKAIRVLEALGEGKFDTRAEIGVEGKMGQMLAKINELGSALQRMEDQNNEAKEVLNNNTLHLRRTIEELRSTKFLELNGMINTTVERIQNVAGKEHELADNLQALTGNVRETKEILVTIGDIADQTNLLALNAAIEAARAGEHGRGFAVVADEVRKLAERTQKSLAESAATINILIQSISDNSEVLNKNMGEMMDLTQYVGNVDRKMEELLEAMDAMS from the coding sequence ATGAACAGCACGGCAAAAATTGCCCTTTTGGCAGTAGTAGGTATCGGCGGAACCGCGATCGGGATGATGAGCGGGAGCATGGGAATGATGGCGGGGAGTTCTGTCCTGACCGTTTTGATAGCGGCAGGTATGCTTTTGCAACCCTCTTCGAAGAACGGTAAAATCGACGGATACCTCGATCAGTTCATGGACCTCATGTACTACAAACGTAACCGGATCAAACCGATCGATGGCGCTGCCGGATCGATCGAAGCCAAACTGAGTGCCCTGGCAAAAGCGCATGAAGAGATGTTGCTGGCCGACACGCAGGTGGCCGGAGAGATGGTGTTGCTGGCCGACAAGGTAAGCCAGGGGCATTACCGCTGCCGGGTTGACAGCGATACGAAAACCCCGCACGTCCACCTGCTTCGGATGACGATGAACAACATGCTCGACCAGACCGAAAAAAACATCGACAAGGCGATCCGTGTCCTGGAAGCCCTCGGCGAAGGGAAATTCGATACCCGTGCCGAGATCGGCGTAGAGGGTAAAATGGGGCAGATGCTCGCCAAAATCAATGAGCTTGGAAGCGCTTTGCAGCGGATGGAAGACCAAAACAACGAAGCCAAAGAGGTGCTGAACAACAACACGCTCCACCTCCGCCGGACGATCGAGGAGCTCCGTTCGACGAAATTCCTCGAACTCAACGGGATGATCAACACCACCGTCGAGCGGATCCAAAACGTCGCGGGGAAAGAGCATGAGCTCGCCGACAATCTTCAGGCCCTTACCGGGAATGTCCGTGAAACGAAAGAGATTCTCGTCACGATCGGAGACATCGCCGATCAGACCAACCTGCTTGCGCTCAACGCCGCCATCGAAGCAGCCCGTGCGGGAGAGCACGGACGCGGATTCGCGGTTGTCGCCGACGAAGTGCGTAAACTGGCCGAGCGGACCCAGAAGAGCCTCGCCGAAAGCGCGGCGACGATCAACATCCTGATTCAGTCGATCAGCGACAACAGCGAAGTGCTGAACAAAAACATGGGCGAAATGATGGATTTGACACAATATGTGGGCAACGTCGACCGTAAAATGGAAGAGTTGCTCGAAGCGATGGACGCGATGAGTTGA
- a CDS encoding EAL and HDOD domain-containing protein: MLNSTLQLARQPILNLSEEIIGYEFFYRNAYGECVIDDPRHATASVLVNLLNQIGSEGAFGDVLAFVNTDGPLLLTDILRTLPKEKFVFELSASTKINARVHEAIRYYFSLGYRFALDNASFHSHYLETFSPIFPFVEFAKFDVTQTDIEQFRFAPNPYGKMKWIAQKVEFYEIVEAYKAFGFQYFQGFYFAKAHLITQKRIDPQYSEVMSLFSLLQKDASLDEIHHFFKQEGSLSLQLIQFLRSVHPHYLEGTASLREMLEKLGKMDLMQWLMLIIYSKSGTKSVDERNPYTVFAQKRIDTMVSLLHKLSSDPEEKMIERTRLIAMFSLLEGLMNVPIQRIVEELKPDQEIEDALITHTGMLGRIYAAALKLEKGDVNGASILLHPYSV, encoded by the coding sequence ATGTTAAACAGTACGCTACAACTGGCACGCCAACCGATTTTGAATCTCTCCGAAGAGATCATCGGTTACGAATTTTTTTACCGTAACGCTTACGGCGAATGCGTCATCGACGACCCTCGCCACGCTACGGCATCGGTCCTTGTCAATCTCCTCAACCAGATCGGTTCGGAAGGAGCGTTCGGGGATGTTCTTGCGTTTGTCAACACCGACGGTCCCCTTTTGCTGACCGATATCCTCCGCACCCTTCCCAAAGAAAAATTCGTTTTCGAACTCTCCGCCTCCACCAAGATCAACGCCCGCGTTCATGAAGCTATCCGTTATTATTTCTCCCTCGGGTATCGGTTCGCACTCGATAACGCGTCGTTCCATTCCCATTACCTCGAAACCTTCTCCCCCATTTTCCCGTTCGTCGAATTCGCCAAATTCGACGTCACCCAAACCGACATCGAACAGTTCCGCTTTGCCCCCAACCCGTACGGGAAAATGAAATGGATCGCGCAGAAAGTCGAATTTTACGAGATCGTCGAAGCGTACAAAGCATTCGGTTTTCAGTATTTTCAGGGATTTTATTTCGCCAAAGCCCACCTGATCACCCAAAAACGGATCGATCCGCAATACTCGGAGGTGATGTCGCTGTTTTCGCTGCTCCAAAAAGATGCTTCGCTCGATGAAATCCACCATTTTTTCAAACAGGAGGGGAGCCTCTCGCTTCAGCTGATACAGTTTTTGCGTTCGGTCCATCCCCACTATCTCGAGGGGACGGCGTCGCTGCGCGAAATGCTTGAAAAGCTCGGGAAAATGGATCTGATGCAGTGGCTGATGCTCATCATCTATTCCAAATCGGGGACGAAATCGGTCGACGAACGCAATCCCTACACCGTTTTTGCCCAGAAGCGGATCGATACGATGGTGTCACTGCTCCACAAACTCTCCTCCGACCCGGAAGAAAAAATGATTGAGAGAACCCGCCTTATCGCGATGTTCTCGTTGCTCGAGGGGCTGATGAACGTGCCGATCCAAAGGATCGTCGAAGAACTCAAACCCGATCAGGAGATTGAAGACGCTCTCATCACCCATACGGGGATGCTCGGGCGTATTTACGCGGCGGCGCTGAAACTCGAGAAAGGGGATGTCAACGGAGCGTCGATCCTGCTGCACCCCTACAGCGTATAG